GCGCGCGCTTTTCGAATCCAGCTGCTTTATCTCCTCGGCGGTTTTTATCGCCATCTCATTCAGGTTCCAGTTTCTCTTGCCAATCTGCCGCAGTGCCCAGTTGACCGCTTTTTTCACATAGTTGCGTTCGTCCGTGGCATGTTTTTTGATCATCGGCAGAAATCCAGCGAAATCTTCATCGGACGCCTTTTTGTCATGAACCGACAGTGCCGCCATCAGCACAAATCCAGCCCGCCTGACAAATTCCTCCTCCCGTTCACTCCACTCCTGAGCCTTCCGGTAAGCTACCGCAGTCCGGTCGAAAAGGTGTCCGCAGCAAATATCGCAGACGTCCCAGGAATCAAAGCCTTTCACCCAGCTTTCCAGCTGTTCCCCGGTGACCATGTCCGGTCGTTCAATCAGGCAGGCGAGCAGTCTCGCCTCATGGATGCCGGAGGCCCAGAGCTCCAGCGCCAGCTCATGGTCCTTACCTGTCTCCCGAGCCATCTTCCTCAAATTCGGGATGGACACTCCATAGGTGTTCGTCGGATTGATGCCAAACCGTGCCATCCCCTCCACATTTTCGGGATTGGCAAGTGACTTTATTTTCTGGATAATCTCGTTAGATTGCATCCTTCTTTATAACCTCAGTCCCTGCGTCCTTCCTGAAAGGAAGGAGGTTTTGGGAGAGGAGCTTTGCCTCTCTTAAACACCCCGTTACCTTAATCTATAACCACCCTTTCCTTCCCCACCTGCTGCACCACCTCACCAATAACGCTGTCTTCGGATAACTGCCCGATAAGCCCGGAAACATTATCCGGTGCGCAGATAATCACCATTCCGATGCCCATATTGAATACCCGGAACATCTCGCCCCGCTCAACATTGCCTTTATCCTGAATAAGTTTGAATATCGGCGGGACCGCCCAAGACTTCCTATCCAGATGGACGGCCAGGCCCTCCGGCAGCACCCGGGGTATATTATCGACCAGGCCACCGCCGGTAATATGCGCCATCCCTTTAACCAAAGAAAGCTGGGGTTTCAGTTGATTATAATAGCAGCGGTGCGGCTCCAGAAGCTCTTCGCCCAGCCTCCGCCCCAGTTCCGGATAATTTTTGCTCATTTGGCCGATACTAAAAATATTGCGGACCAGGGAATAGCCGTTGGTATGCAGCCCGCTGGAGGGCAGGCCAACGACGGCATCGCCGGCCTCAATAGTTCTTCCATTAATTATCTTATCTTTCTCCACCACCCCGATAACGAAGCCGACAAGGTCGTAATCCTGACCGGAATACAGCCCGGGCATCTCGGCGGTCTCCCCGCCGATAAGGGCACAACCAACTTCTTTACAGGCTTGCGCCATTCCCGTGGCAATATCTGACACCTGTTCCGGCACCAGTTTGCCCATGGCAATGTAATCGAGGAAGAACAGCGGCTCCGCCCCGCAGGTGAGAATGTCGTTCACGCAGTGATTGACCAGGTCAATGCCGACGGTGTCATGTCTGCCCAGCGCGATGGCTATCTTGAGTTTGGTGCCGACGCCGTCCACGCTGGAAACGAGAACCGGCTGCTTATAGCCTTTGAACTCAAACAGGCCGCCAAAGAAGCCGACGCCGCCCAGTACCTCGGGGCGGTGGGTGGTCCTGGCCTGCTTACCGATGAGCTCCTTGGCTTTCGCCGCGATATCGATATTGACGCCGGCGGCGGCATAGGTATGCCTGACTGCTTCACTGTCCATAGAAGACACCTTATACGCTAATTCGGCGTTTTTAATATACTAATGTCTCGGTTTCCAGATAAATTACAGGGAAATCTTGCATTAATAACATCATTTATTTTTGATGAGAATCATGAAGCCAGGCCCAGTCCGGTACAAATGGCCTTGAAATCGAGGTTAGGCTGCAGGATTTCGGCTATCCGGTTCAGCTTTTTCTCCTGATGAAACCTGGTCCCGTCCAGTAAGTCCTCAATATGCTTGATAACCGTGTCGGTGTCATTCCGGGTCGTGATTATGGGAACGCCCTTCTCATCCGCCTTGAAGCGGACGTAGTCTATCGGCTCTCCGCCGCCACTGATTACGAGACACTTCGTTGCCGTCTCGAGTGCCGCCATCTGCATATCCGGCCGGTCATTCCTGACCACCGCTGCCTTATTAACTTTGCGCCCAAAGTAGTCCAGGCCGGAATCAACGCACATTGCCCCCACCATGACATTTTCCACCAGCTCCACCGATTTTTCCCCGTTATTCAGCAACTCTCCATTTATCTGTGCGACCAGCTCGCCGACCGTAAAAGCCACCAGTGCCCTTTCCTCGGGCAGGACGCCAAGGATGCGCATTTCTGACCCGGTGAACCTGGAGATGAGCTCTTCGCAGGTGCGCTTCAGTTCCTGCTTCGGCACCTTGTTCAGGATGAAACCAAGCAAATT
This genomic stretch from Chloroflexota bacterium harbors:
- a CDS encoding AAA family ATPase: MVALYIVSTQEAAGKTTIAIGIGRQLIGEGRKVGFLRPLVGEKPPGSSASDALFAQQAFNLTENVALLSPPLGSGKALADKAREAYIEISQNKDVVIIEGYCGTKPGNDTSQAAYEIARALKAKVIIVEDYARGKSAPQYLDSYLGFGENLLGFILNKVPKQELKRTCEELISRFTGSEMRILGVLPEERALVAFTVGELVAQINGELLNNGEKSVELVENVMVGAMCVDSGLDYFGRKVNKAAVVRNDRPDMQMAALETATKCLVISGGGEPIDYVRFKADEKGVPIITTRNDTDTVIKHIEDLLDGTRFHQEKKLNRIAEILQPNLDFKAICTGLGLAS
- the purM gene encoding phosphoribosylformylglycinamidine cyclo-ligase encodes the protein MDSEAVRHTYAAAGVNIDIAAKAKELIGKQARTTHRPEVLGGVGFFGGLFEFKGYKQPVLVSSVDGVGTKLKIAIALGRHDTVGIDLVNHCVNDILTCGAEPLFFLDYIAMGKLVPEQVSDIATGMAQACKEVGCALIGGETAEMPGLYSGQDYDLVGFVIGVVEKDKIINGRTIEAGDAVVGLPSSGLHTNGYSLVRNIFSIGQMSKNYPELGRRLGEELLEPHRCYYNQLKPQLSLVKGMAHITGGGLVDNIPRVLPEGLAVHLDRKSWAVPPIFKLIQDKGNVERGEMFRVFNMGIGMVIICAPDNVSGLIGQLSEDSVIGEVVQQVGKERVVID
- a CDS encoding DNA alkylation repair protein, with translation MQSNEIIQKIKSLANPENVEGMARFGINPTNTYGVSIPNLRKMARETGKDHELALELWASGIHEARLLACLIERPDMVTGEQLESWVKGFDSWDVCDICCGHLFDRTAVAYRKAQEWSEREEEFVRRAGFVLMAALSVHDKKASDEDFAGFLPMIKKHATDERNYVKKAVNWALRQIGKRNWNLNEMAIKTAEEIKQLDSKSARWIASDAIRELTGEKVQKKLASIR